Sequence from the Oncorhynchus tshawytscha isolate Ot180627B unplaced genomic scaffold, Otsh_v2.0 Un_contig_6433_pilon_pilon, whole genome shotgun sequence genome:
aggttgtagctcagcctctgaatgtcaaagaaacAACGTAACTTCTTTCCTGGTTATTTTACAGCCTGTTTCTGGCGTAAAGCAGCGCTGACCAAAACACTGTTACAGATCTCTTTATATCATCAGATCAGTTTGATTTTCTTCATGTTATCTAACAAGTGGGAGGCCTGTGCTTTTTGACAGCATCTTCACTAAAAGAGGCCTATGGCATAACCCCTCAAGTGGAGTCTGGGTTTTAACTcaacagcccttcactgacatTCACTGACATggaggtaggctatttaaagagtgcCGGGTGGGTTGAGGAATAGGCTAGTCCGCGTGCAAGATGGTGGTTTATGTTTTTGGGGTACTTGGtctaatcaacaacaacaaaatgtgaagaaaccTTTCACTCTCTTCCTCAACTGCCACCATTGACCGACACatcacagccattggttaggataGGTCGACACAGCACAGCCGTTGGTTAGGATAGGTCGACACAGCACAGCCGTTGGTTAGGATAGGTCGACACAGCACAGCCGTTGGTTAGGATAGGCCGACACAGCACAGCCGTTCGTTAGGATAGGCCGACACAGCACAGCCGTTGGTTAGGATAGGCCGACACAGCACAGCCGTTGGTTAGGATAGGCCGACACAGCACAGCCGTTGGTCAGGAGAGGCCGACACAGCACAGCCGTTGGTTAGGATAGGCCGACACAGCACAGCCGTTGGTTAGGAGAGGCCGACACAGCACAGCCGTTGGTTTGGACACATCAGGATAGgccgacacagcacagccattggttaggatgACACatcacagccattggttaggatgACACatcacagccattggttaggatgACACatcacagccattggttaggatgACACAGCACAGCCGTTGGTCAGGATATGACACatcacagccattggttaggataggatgacacagcacagccattggttaggataggccgacacagcacagccattggttagtataggccgacacagcacagccattggttagtataggccgacacagcacagccatgacacatcacagccattggttaggataGGATGACACatcacagccattggttaggataGGCCGACACAGCACAGCCGTTGGTCATTGGTTAGATGACACatcacagccattggttaggatgACACATCACAGCCATTGGTTGGACACATCACAGCCATTGGGATGGCATCACAGCCAGCACAGCCATTGGTCAGGCATTGGTTAGGATGACACAGCCGACACAGCACAGCCGTTGGTCATTGGGATAGgccgacacagcacagccattggtttaGGGTCAGCACAGTCATTGGTTAGATAGgccgacacagcacagccattggttaggataggccgacacagcacagccattggttaggataggccgacacagcacagccattggttaggataggccgacacagcacagccattggttaggatgACACATCACAGCCGTTGGTTAGGATGACACATCACAGCCGTTGGTTAGGATGACACATCACAGCCGTTGGTTAGGATGACACATCACAGCCGTTGGTTAGGATGACACATCACAGCCGTTGGTTAGGATGACACATCACAGCCGTTGGTTAGGATGACACATCACAGCCGTTGGTTAGGATGACACatgacacagcacagccattggttaggtagcataaaaataaaaaaaacgtttTGAATCAACAAGCAGAGCAAGTCGGGGCTCAGGATTGGAATAACCTTTTGTagtgtgtaatgcagcctagttGTATTTACACCCTCTCAGCAACTATCATAGAAATACAGtataactttgctctgtgcttcCTCCCAGCATGCACTTGGTAttctataggctatggatcatttgattgacatcacactaaatagcctatagtCCCACTTGATATTGTCCAgcagagaatcagagatgaggggaggCATCAGCCACACATTGATATATTTAAGTGATAAGGTCAGAGGGGGGtttgttatatggccaatataccacagatAAGGGCTGTTGTGGAGGGCCTGGATACTTAACCCTGATATGTTGGACATATTCCACAAACccttgaggtgccttattgctattataacgTACGTAACGTAATTAGAAGAGTAAAAaggaatgttttgtcatacccctgGTATATGGTGTGATattccacggctgtcagccaatcagcgttCAGGGTtccaaccacccagtttataaagcctaataagcaactcgttcttaaacactgagaaatattgaAATTTCACCAATTACAAATGACATGACCCTCTTCTGGACGAGATTAAaacaatactaaaccctcccttaGACTGACATTGAAAAAgcacagccctccttttcctccaGGTAACCATTCTGTACACTTAGATCATCTCTTACTTTGTGTAATTTAAAGGGTGAACTTTCTGTCTAATGTTTTGAATTAATGTTTTGTTGTCAATGTTTATCTGATCTGTTGAAATGAGATgattgaacaacaacaaaaaagataaTACATTTTTTTGAGGACAAAGAAAAGCACCAGAACTGTCAagattgttttctgtttgtctttaCTACTACAGACCAACAGACCAACTACAGACCGACTCAGATTAAGTCTGAGGCCGGTAACATCAACAGTGAGGACAAACGcagcctttctctctccttccacactgagtAGGAACCTACAGTCACTGGGTCCTGATTGTGACAGTGGAGCCCAGTTTGCTctgcaggatccagagatggcatcagtgaagctggaagactgcagtcaaacactggagctgaatgtcaacattaaagatgaagaggaggagaagattagGACAACTGTTGGTCACGGTAAGAGCTGGTTCTACCTATAAGTTATCTTCTTATATTAGACATCTATAAGTTATGACCAGTCTATTGCTAGGTTGAATTCTGTAATTCTGACAACTGGGTTTTATCTGAAAGTGATCAGAGAGGAGACTAAAGAAGTGAAGTAGACAAACTGCCAGTGTTTTAaagttactaacccttgtgatagtgagtggaggatgatatgaaatgagtctgtagttactaacccttgtgatagtgagtggaggatgatatgaaatgagtctgtagttactaacccttgtgatagtgagtggaggatgatatgaaatgagtctgtagttactaacccttgtgatagtgagaggaggagggttctGGTCAATTCTGTTGTCAGGGTTCTGGTCAATTCTAGAAATTTTGGGAaatacactgaaattccaattctcttcaatgccTTTAAATTAACCAAATGTGGAATTGGAATtaggtttactttctgaatggacTGTTATTTAAATGGAATTGCCCCCAACCCAGACTGTTACCCACTTTTAGAATAGTTTTATTCCCCTGTGTTGTacagcctactgatatgaatacatatGTCACCcggtacagacagaagaggactggccacccctcagagtctggttcctttctaggtttcttcctatgttcctGCTTGCTGGGGAGTTTTTCGTGGCCgttgtgcttctacatctgcattgctttgcTCTTTGGGGAttgaggctgggtttctgttcagcacttATACATGCCACATGTATTTTATGAAAccctttgtacatcagcagttgtcacacagTTCTTTACAGAAACCTAAAACCCCAATGTAGATGTAGCTTCATAAAATAAGAGCAGTTCCAGACGAACGTTTGGACACACCGTTAGGGTTCGTTCCTTACTTCCTTCCTTGTCAAATCATTGGTTCgttggtgaaattagcattatgacaattatctttaattaaatcattcaaaaacctttattaatgcaatttgCAGACAGACGTTGACAAACCAGGAACATGGCACGTATGTTTCAGAGTAAGTTCTGCGTCTAACAAAAGGCCTCCAGTTGTTTTATTACACCCTGAGTCGCGCCCTGATGATGTCACCGCCGACATCATCATCCTCTACTCCTGGGACCAAAACCATGCCTACAGAGCTGTATAAACAGGTCCTTTAACTGTTAGCTAAACACTTAGCAGTAAATGTCCCCTCGCCCCAAAGTGGATTTATTGTGGAATGTTTGCCTAGTCTTATCTCCTTcactcccctgcagagttctgtctaagTCACACATTTCTAAGAGGGGCCTCTTTATaatgaggcagaaagagagagagaactaaaatATAACTGTAGAACAATACTAAACCTCTACAATGAATTTATATTGTTAATCTGTAATATAAAACCttataaatgtaaggagggaggggtcttttaacccctccccttctattaatataacataagcataatcaattattcgTATAATATACATCAAATATTTGTACAGACCCAAATCATGACCCCCCTAGGTAAACTCCTgacaacacctactcattcaagtgtttttctttatttctgctattttctacattgtagaataatagttaagacatcaaaactatgaaaataacacatatggaatcatgttgtaaccaaaatagtgttaaacaaatcaaaatatattttgtattcaaagtagccaccctttgccttgatgacaactttgcacacttttggtatTACAAAGAGTAGTAAATAGTTCAAGAAAAACCgttggatgagtaggtgtgtccaaacttttgattgacatgtatatcacaccaactgactggttcttttgttgttgttcacacaggagaccaTGTTGAGACATTCTCTACATCTAGAGAGCAACAGCAGGAAGATCACAGAGCTAAGAGGTCTCACCACTGCCCACATTGTGAGGAGATGTTCCCAGGTTTATCAAAGCTAAAAATACACTTAAAattccacacaggagagaatctGTATTCCTGTACTGACTCTGGGGAGAGATTCACAACATCAAAGGCACTgacagttcatcagagagtgCACACAGAAGAGAAACCTTACTCCTGCTCatactgtgggaagagtttctctcaACAGACCAACCTAAAAAAACACCAACGtttacacacaggagagaagccttactcctgctgtGACTGTGGAAAATGCTTCACAACCTCATCTGAGCTAACAGTTCATatgagaacacacactggagagaagccttacatctgctctgactgtgggaagagtttctcccACCAGGGTAGCTTAAAAGCACACCAacgtatacatacaggagagaagccatactcctgctctgactgtggaaagaacTTCTCCCGATTGGGTACCCTAAAATTGCATAAACGTATACATACAGGAATTAAGCCTTACTACTGCTCTGACTGTAGGAAGAGTTTCTCCCACCAGGGTAGCTTTAAAGCACACCaacgtatacacacaggagagaagccttactcctgttCTGACTGTGAGAAGAGTTTCTCCCGATTGGGTACCTTAAAATCGCAtgaacgtatacatacaggaaagaagccttactactgctccaactgtgggaagagtttctctcaACGGAACCATTTAAAATCACATGAACGTAGACATAAAGAAAAGAAGGCATATGTCTGCTCTGACTGTAGAAAATGCTTCACAACATCATATGATCTAAAAgttcaccagagaacacacactggagaaaagccttacgtctgctctgactgtgggaagagtttctatCAACAGAGCAGCTTCAAGAAACACCAACGtctacacacaggagagaagccttactcctgctctgactgtggaaaatgCTTCACAACATCGTCTGATCTAAAAgttcaccagagaacacacactggagaaaagccttacatctgctctgactgtgggaagagtttctctcaACAGAGCAGCTTCAAGAAACACCAACGtatacacacaggacagaagccttactcctgctgtGACTGTGGAAAAAGCTTCACAACATCATTTGATCTAAAAATTCATctgagaacacacactggagaaaagccttacatctgctctgactgtgggaagaggttCTCTCAACAGAACCATTTAAACACACATCaacgtatacacacaggagagaagccttactactgctctgtctgtgggaagagtttctctcaACAGAGCAATTTAAAAACACACCAACGTATGCATAAAGGAGAGAAGACTCATCAGTTCTCTCAGACCAGCTAAGATTAAAATTAGGTGATGGAGTGATTTTAATTTCATTGCTttacttggactgaaataggtgatTTTAATCTcattgcttgacttggactgaaataggtgatTTTAATCTcattgcttgacttggactgaaataggtgatTTTAATCTcattgcttgacttggactgaaataggtgatTTTAATCTCATTGCTTgatttggactgaaataggtgatTTTAATCTcattgacttggactgaaataggtgccggaACTCATTTTAGAGGAAACCCTTTTGGACAATCAGAACCTTACAAACGTGCCGCGGGAAAGGCCGCACACCCTTCCTAAGAAGGTCTGGTGCCGACAGATAACCAGCAAACGAAGGCATtcacacgtaaatacattcaggaTTTCTTCTCGTctgcaaagtatatgattactgtgagaaTAGTTTCTAAAATGTATCGATGATAAGTgtcgtttttttctctctctctctctccttttgtaaaaaaaataaacactatattgtgtcagtccgctagggaccttttctcatgtattaagtgtgtatgtttatcctgtgttatcatttagttagctagtaaataaatatttaaatcaatttgtgtactactgaatcataagtaaggctggggtttttgcagatgcaggaGGTTACGAcggttcagaatgatgatatgagaCGGGGTTATGATTAATAcgttgactgttttatggatgtgataggtaaatacccttttagagtttaattcgggagatgctCTCATGGTGCCCCAaaaattcctaatgagttcattgttacatgattaatttaatcgggtaacaaACAGAGTTAGTTGATTTAGATacataacagtcatcagattaatgaaagtaaagtcacgacaATTGTGTGTggatttctcctcagtctggGTGCAATCCGGCTACCAAAAGCGCACACAGTGAGCAACGTCATCAGCACTCCCACAAGTCTCCAGAAAACTTGTTTTGTGACCGAGAGGCTCCTTTTCAGTATAACGTTGGAGGAAATACGTTCCTAGTATGTGAGGAATTTGTTTGCTGGCCTCATAAATACTAGTCAATTAGCTAATATTTAGctaatatttatttaatattttgttTGGCTAGTTATGCTAACCCGTTTGCAATCTCTTTTTAGCATTGCTTGCTAGCTACAGAGGCTAGTTATGCTAACCCGTTTGCAATCTCTTTTTAGCATTGCTTGCTAGCTACAgaggctagttagctacagtagttagcaaCTGCCATCAGTTGTGTTATTGTCATATGTTGCCTTTTCCACCGTTTTTAGAATGCATACTGGTATTTGTGCGGGAAACCGAacacttaaataaaggttaaataaatttaaaaaatgcacaTGGGAAATCCTGTACATTTAGATGtctgaatacattttaaaaaatctaatcaaatcaaatgtatttatatagcccttcgtacatcagctgatatctcaatgtgctgtacagaaacccagcctaaaaccccaaacagtaagcaatgcagctgtagaagcacggtggctaggaaaaactccctacaaaggccagaaccaaggaagaaacctagagaggaaccaggctatgtggggtggccagtcctcttctggctgtgccgggtggagattataacagaacatggccaagatgttcaaatgttcataaatgaccagcatggtccaataataataaggcagaacagttgaaactggagcagcagcacggccaggtggactggggacagcaaggagtcatcatgtcaggtagtcctgaggcatggtcctagggctcaggtcctccgagagagagagagaaagaaagaaagagagaattagagagagcacacttgaattcacacaggacaccgaataggacaggagaagtactccagatataacaaactgatcctagccccccaacacataaactactgcagcataaatactggaggctgagacaggaggggtcaggagatcaGGAATTAACATTGGAAGCATTGCAGCcagtagtggaaaaagtacccaattatcatacttgagttAAAGGAAAGATACTTGCGTCAAGGAAAAGGTGAAAGCCACccattaaaatactacttgagtaaaagtctaaaagtatttagttTAACATataagtatcaaatgtaaatgtaattgctaaaatatacttaagtatcaaaggtaaaagtataaataatttcagatTCATTATATTAAGCGAAATAGACAGCACGATTTTCTTGTAGTTTAAATGTAcggatagtcaggggcacactccaacacagacatagcCTGCGTTcctaaattcgctctggctatatactccaatttcagagcactctggtCTGAGTGCCAGAGGACAGAATAATTGATGAAaaacgaacgctcaacacccctTGAATacggccggtgtcagtaaacgtcggcaaaaaaatgctctggataacatgaacacagcctaaccagctctactaAGGCGAGTGAAATGTCAGAGTTCTCTCATTTGtactggaagtagctagcaagctagccaatgttaacCAGTTATCttggatgcttgactgccgttgtgaggtcagaacgcttgaatcaaccctcctcctccgccagagcgtccagtgtggctctgaacgctccgagagcgaTACGAACTGACAGTCTGACAACGCTCTTAATGTGGATAATACTAATACAGAGATAACCATTGGACATGCAGTTCCATTATGCCATTGTTTCTCCCACTTCAGATCCTTAAATTGTAGTTTGAAGCATATACAGGGCATTATAcaagacccctggactttttccatattttgttacattacaggcttatacaaaaattaattaaattgccactttaattatcctaacctgtaaggggcacactccaacactcagacatagccTGCGTTcctaaattcgctctggctatatACTCCAATTACAgactccaacacagacacagcGCGCGTTTCTGAAGTCCATGGTTCTCTTGCCTTTTTAAGCAGCCGGTACAAAGTTTAGTGGTGGACAGATGGGTCGCTCTCCTGTTGCCTAGCCAGCTTTCAGGTGCCTGTAAAAACATTTTGATAGACAGCTATCTCCCGCTCTCTATTGCCCCAGGACATGTCGAGACTTAACAGTTCATACAGCTTTTAGtagtccctatgggactcccaatcacagccggatgtgatgcagcatggattcgaaccaggtactgcagtgacacctcttgcactgagatgcagtgtcttagaccgctgcaccactcgggattTGATGGAATTGTTGTAACTGTTGGAGCAGATGTTGATTTTAGCAACCCATTATTGACTGACAGGTTCAGGTTGTctcactacactgaacaaaaatataaaacgccacatgtaaagtgttggtcccatgtttcatgagctgaaataaaaatcccagaaatgttccaaatacacaaaaagcttatttctctcaaatgttgtgcgcaAATGTGTTTACGTCcttgttaatgagcatttctcctttgccatgataatccatccacaggtgtggcatatcaagaagctgattaaacagcatgatcattacacaggtgcaccttgtgctttggacaataaaacggcacttttgtcacaacacaatgccacatatgtctcaaggtTTGCGGGAACGTGcagttgacatgctgactgcaagaatgtccaccagagctaccatcagctgcctccaatgtcattttttgggggggcagtttgtgcaaccagcctcacaactgcaagccatgtgtaaccacaccagcccatgacctccacatccggcttcttcacctgcgagatcGTCAGGGGGGCTGacgagtatttctgtctgtaataaagcctttttgtgggggaaaactcattctgattggctgggcctggctcccaagtgggtgggcctggctcccaagtgggtgggcctatgccctcccaaggCACACCCATGGCTGcatccctgcccagtcatgtgaaatccacaggTTGGGgcttaaattgactgatttccttgtatgaactgtaac
This genomic interval carries:
- the LOC112241222 gene encoding zinc finger protein 883-like — encoded protein: MASVKLEDCSQTLELNVNIKDEEEEEKIGKSVSHGDHVETFSTSREQQQEDHRAKRSHHCPHCEEMFPGLSKLKIHLKFHTGENLYSCTDSGERFTTSKALTVHQRVHTEEKPYSCSYCGKSFSQQTNLKKHQRLHTGEKPYSCCDCGKCFTTSSELTVHMRTHTGEKPYICSDCGKSFSHQGSLKAHQRIHTGEKPYSCSDCGKNFSRLGTLKLHKRIHTGIKPYYCSDCRKSFSHQGSFKAHQRIHTGEKPYSCSDCEKSFSRLGTLKSHERIHTGKKPYYCSNCGKSFSQRNHLKSHERRHKEKKAYVCSDCRKCFTTSYDLKVHQRTHTGEKPYVCSDCGKSFYQQSSFKKHQRLHTGEKPYSCSDCGKCFTTSSDLKVHQRTHTGEKPYICSDCGKSFSQQSSFKKHQRIHTGQKPYSCCDCGKSFTTSFDLKIHLRTHTGEKPYICSDCGKRFSQQNHLNTHQRIHTGEKPYYCSVCGKSFSQQSNLKTHQRMHKGEKTHQFSQTS